Proteins from a single region of Echeneis naucrates chromosome 14, fEcheNa1.1, whole genome shotgun sequence:
- the slc23a1 gene encoding solute carrier family 23 member 1 isoform X1 translates to MENNHQTPDYVAERRTHKADKIDLPKRDDRKTALTMEVKGAGSDMIYTIEDVPPWYLCILLGLQHYLTCFSGTVAVPFLLAEAMCVGRDQNTISQLIGTIFTTVGVTTLIQTTVGVRLPLFQASAFAFLIPAQAILSLDRWRCPSEDEIYGNWSLPLNTSHVWQPRIREVQGAIIMSSIVELLIGLCGLPGLLLEYIGPLTITPTVSLIGLSVFTTAGDRAGSHWGLTALCILLIVLFAQYLRETSLPVPVYTRKKGLTFTRVQVFKMFPIILAIMLVWLVCYILTLTNLLPSEPGHYGHRARTDARGDIMTSSPWFRVPYPCQWGLPVVTAAGVLGMLSATMAGIVESIGDYYACARLSGAPPPPVHAINRGIFVEGVCCIIAGLLGTGNGSTSSSPNIGVLGITKVGSRRVVQYGAAIMFLLGSVGKFTALFASLPDPILGGMFCTLFGMITAVGLSNLQLVDLNSSRNLFVLGFSVFFGLTLPTYLDSHPNSIRTGLVELDQILTVLLSTEMFVGGFLAFCLDNTIPGNIFTHSPNVSKWKCVLIFFSSWSGSRKERGLVEWQSSSACSSSYDLPLGMAVIRRTIWLRWFPISPSFRGFRASGNPTTPEEQEGGSGSEAEEAAEIHMSSTKV, encoded by the exons ACTCCTGATTACGTGGCAGAGAGGCGGACTCACAAGGCAGACAAGATCGACCTGCCAAAGAGAGATGACAGAAAAACTGCACTGACAATGGAAGTAAAGGGGGCAGGATCAGACATGATTTATACGATTGAAGATGTTCCTCCTTGGTACCTGTGTATTTTACTGGGACTTCAG CATTACCTGACGTGTTTTAGCGGGACAGTAGCCGTACCGTTTCTTCTGGCTGAGGCAATGTGTGTTGGTCGAGACCAGAACACCATCAGCCAGCTGATAGGAACTATTTTCACCACCGTGGGGGTCACCACCCTGATTCAGACCACTGTGGGAGTCAG acttcctctttttcaggCGAGTGCGTTCGCTTTTCTCATCCCTGCTCAGGCCATTCTCAGTCTGGACCGCTGGAGGTGTCCGAGTGAGG ATGAGATTTATGGGAACTGGAGTCTTCCTTTGAACACTTCACATGTCTGGCAACCACGAATCAGAGAG GTTCAGGGCGCCATTATCATGTCCAGCATAGTGGAGCTACTGATTGGTCTGTGTGGGTTGCCAGGTTTGCTGTTGGAGTACATCGGCCCACTCACCATCACCCCAACTGTCTCACTAATTGGCCTGTCTGTCTTCACTACGGCTGGAGACAGAGCAGGGTCTCACTGGGGCCTGACAGCACT GTGTATCTTGCTGATTGTGCTGTTTGCTCAGTACCTGAGAGAGacgtcacttcctgttcctgtttacaCACGAAAGAAAGGACTGACATTCACCAGAGTCCAAGTCTTCAAGATGTTCCCt ATCATTCTCGCTATCATGTTGGTTTGGCTCGTCTGTTACATCCTCACACTGACCAACCTTTTGCCCAGTGAGCCTGGTCACTATGGACATAGAGCCCGGACTGATGCCCGTGGTGACATCATGACTTCGTCACCCTGGTTCAGGGTCCCCTACCCCT GTCAGTGGGGGTTGCCAGTGGTTACAGCTGCCGGAGTACTAGGGATGTTAAGTGCAACCATGGCAGGAATTGTGGAATCAATTGGAGATTATTATGCCTGTGCTCGTCTGTCTGGTGCCCCACCTCCTCCTGTCCATGCTATCAACAG GGGAATCTTCGTGGAGGGTGTTTGTTGCATCATTGCTGGTCTCTTAGGAACTGGAAACGGCTCCACATCCTCAAGTCCAAACATAGGTGTTCTGGGCATCACCAAG GTGGGCAGCAGGCGGGTGGTACAGTATGGAGCTGCTATCATGTTCTTGTTGGGATCAGTTGGGAAGTTCACGGCTCTGTTCGCCTCACTGCCAGATCCCATCCTGGGAGGAATGTTCTGCACACTGTTTG GTATGATCACAGCTGTTGGTTTGTCCAACCTGCAGCTGGTGGATTTGAATTCGTCCAGAAATTTGTTCGTTCTTGGCTTCTCAGTGTTTTTTGGTCTGACGCTGCCGACATACCTGGACTCACACCCTAACTCCATCCGAACAG GTCTGGTGGAACTGGATCAGATCCTTACAGTTCTTCTGTCCACTGAGATGTTTGTTGGCGGGTTTTTGGCTTTTTGCCTCGACAACACAATACCTGGTAACATATTCACACACTCACCTAATGTGAGCAAGTGGAAGtgtgtgttgatatttttttcttcttggtcAGGTTCCAGAAAGGAGCGAGGTTTAGTTGAATGGCAAtcttcctctgcctgctcctcctcttATGATCTTCCTCTGGGGATGGCTGTGATCAGACGGACTATATGGCTCAGATGGTTTCCCATCAGTCCCTCCTTCAGAGGTTTCAGGGCATCTGGCAACCCAACAACACCTGaagaacaggaaggaggaagtggCAGCGAGGCAGAGGAAGCTGCTGAAATCCACATGTCCAGCACCAAGGTGTGa
- the slc23a1 gene encoding solute carrier family 23 member 1 isoform X2 gives MENNHQTPDYVAERRTHKADKIDLPKRDDRKTALTMEVKGAGSDMIYTIEDVPPWYLCILLGLQHYLTCFSGTVAVPFLLAEAMCVGRDQNTISQLIGTIFTTVGVTTLIQTTVGVRLPLFQASAFAFLIPAQAILSLDRWRCPSEDEIYGNWSLPLNTSHVWQPRIREVQGAIIMSSIVELLIGLCGLPGLLLEYIGPLTITPTVSLIGLSVFTTAGDRAGSHWGLTALCILLIVLFAQYLRETSLPVPVYTRKKGLTFTRVQVFKMFPIILAIMLVWLVCYILTLTNLLPSEPGHYGHRARTDARGDIMTSSPWFRVPYPCQWGLPVVTAAGVLGMLSATMAGIVESIGDYYACARLSGAPPPPVHAINRGIFVEGVCCIIAGLLGTGNGSTSSSPNIGVLGITKVGSRRVVQYGAAIMFLLGSVGKFTALFASLPDPILGGMFCTLFGMITAVGLSNLQLVDLNSSRNLFVLGFSVFFGLTLPTYLDSHPNSIRTGLVELDQILTVLLSTEMFVGGFLAFCLDNTIPGSRKERGLVEWQSSSACSSSYDLPLGMAVIRRTIWLRWFPISPSFRGFRASGNPTTPEEQEGGSGSEAEEAAEIHMSSTKV, from the exons ACTCCTGATTACGTGGCAGAGAGGCGGACTCACAAGGCAGACAAGATCGACCTGCCAAAGAGAGATGACAGAAAAACTGCACTGACAATGGAAGTAAAGGGGGCAGGATCAGACATGATTTATACGATTGAAGATGTTCCTCCTTGGTACCTGTGTATTTTACTGGGACTTCAG CATTACCTGACGTGTTTTAGCGGGACAGTAGCCGTACCGTTTCTTCTGGCTGAGGCAATGTGTGTTGGTCGAGACCAGAACACCATCAGCCAGCTGATAGGAACTATTTTCACCACCGTGGGGGTCACCACCCTGATTCAGACCACTGTGGGAGTCAG acttcctctttttcaggCGAGTGCGTTCGCTTTTCTCATCCCTGCTCAGGCCATTCTCAGTCTGGACCGCTGGAGGTGTCCGAGTGAGG ATGAGATTTATGGGAACTGGAGTCTTCCTTTGAACACTTCACATGTCTGGCAACCACGAATCAGAGAG GTTCAGGGCGCCATTATCATGTCCAGCATAGTGGAGCTACTGATTGGTCTGTGTGGGTTGCCAGGTTTGCTGTTGGAGTACATCGGCCCACTCACCATCACCCCAACTGTCTCACTAATTGGCCTGTCTGTCTTCACTACGGCTGGAGACAGAGCAGGGTCTCACTGGGGCCTGACAGCACT GTGTATCTTGCTGATTGTGCTGTTTGCTCAGTACCTGAGAGAGacgtcacttcctgttcctgtttacaCACGAAAGAAAGGACTGACATTCACCAGAGTCCAAGTCTTCAAGATGTTCCCt ATCATTCTCGCTATCATGTTGGTTTGGCTCGTCTGTTACATCCTCACACTGACCAACCTTTTGCCCAGTGAGCCTGGTCACTATGGACATAGAGCCCGGACTGATGCCCGTGGTGACATCATGACTTCGTCACCCTGGTTCAGGGTCCCCTACCCCT GTCAGTGGGGGTTGCCAGTGGTTACAGCTGCCGGAGTACTAGGGATGTTAAGTGCAACCATGGCAGGAATTGTGGAATCAATTGGAGATTATTATGCCTGTGCTCGTCTGTCTGGTGCCCCACCTCCTCCTGTCCATGCTATCAACAG GGGAATCTTCGTGGAGGGTGTTTGTTGCATCATTGCTGGTCTCTTAGGAACTGGAAACGGCTCCACATCCTCAAGTCCAAACATAGGTGTTCTGGGCATCACCAAG GTGGGCAGCAGGCGGGTGGTACAGTATGGAGCTGCTATCATGTTCTTGTTGGGATCAGTTGGGAAGTTCACGGCTCTGTTCGCCTCACTGCCAGATCCCATCCTGGGAGGAATGTTCTGCACACTGTTTG GTATGATCACAGCTGTTGGTTTGTCCAACCTGCAGCTGGTGGATTTGAATTCGTCCAGAAATTTGTTCGTTCTTGGCTTCTCAGTGTTTTTTGGTCTGACGCTGCCGACATACCTGGACTCACACCCTAACTCCATCCGAACAG GTCTGGTGGAACTGGATCAGATCCTTACAGTTCTTCTGTCCACTGAGATGTTTGTTGGCGGGTTTTTGGCTTTTTGCCTCGACAACACAATACCTG GTTCCAGAAAGGAGCGAGGTTTAGTTGAATGGCAAtcttcctctgcctgctcctcctcttATGATCTTCCTCTGGGGATGGCTGTGATCAGACGGACTATATGGCTCAGATGGTTTCCCATCAGTCCCTCCTTCAGAGGTTTCAGGGCATCTGGCAACCCAACAACACCTGaagaacaggaaggaggaagtggCAGCGAGGCAGAGGAAGCTGCTGAAATCCACATGTCCAGCACCAAGGTGTGa
- the LOC115054715 gene encoding uncharacterized protein LOC115054715, whose product MSGTEGGGGGRKILLSTHRCPEVDLLPYYDSEAQIPPLRSLAPAEKNCEFTCTNQSEAKYLDISSTRGSEEEGNEEEEEGSASDWSEEDLFLHFSPSVILTSEEEESETESNFKCVDITMETKVSGHEGEGLKMVPKRQIQLRKRKDIDLISKERKNEKLQVILKNESAELLGANSEVSGIELFCPTVRHRPDVLLRQHSMPSSFHTPLTNSGDVYSYKVYKELVAGASQGFPAGGNRLLKSFSLDETKTKLASCIIKSVLSKKMQVEQSSTNNPHLKKKSDSPTPENQQELGEGEGGVKGPVHVVRDMRSLVKNTHKLRFPTATTPENHKPTFDVIGEDGSPPCSYQWAVKLKGHHKTDSPSGHVKKLAEFHSQSHDMKHSNPQQGKDGKPIPRRRLDDVTSPVNQSESMRYLQAGASPPPQCSSIPRGPSLCSQPQSSCPSCVEPIRLPPAPPSPSSMCLPILHPYPGGVSYCPLSSTQIQLQPPLPAPSLHQRRSEENRSTQDQPDCYMSLPLPHETRTTGDHNGHSSMVTLTTQTMQQLPFLCQGFLPAQVGGDFLVDICSSAVAPGAALRGSNPCDLMFQQHYGRGLCVASPPQLQKKMLLDPETGQFIQVFFPTASVGPNTAAVNSAPPMLQMGTNPAPSAKTPVSATTWVSTGCSPLMLHMGISSTPVVITPPHPLLQMGTTHFTSVMKLQPTVAFPSQYGPLPSSSPCIHHLVTSHTQHHDSQCDDITL is encoded by the exons atGAGCGgcacagaaggaggaggaggagggaggaagatcCTCCTCAGCACTCACCGTTGCCCTGAAGTTGACCTGCTGCCTTATTATGACTCTGAGGCACAAATCCCTCCGCTACGTTCACTAGCTCCTGCAGAGAAGAATTGTGAGTTCACTTGTACAAATCAATCAGAGGCCAAATATCTGGACATCTCCTCCACCCGTGGCTCTGAGGAAGAGGggaatgaggaggaagaagaggggagtgCAAGTGACTGGTCAGAGGAGGatctcttcctccatttttctcCTTCCGTCATCCTCACATCAGAAGAGGaagagtcagagacagagagcaactTCAAGTGTGTTGACATTACCATGGAAACAAAg GTGTCAGGTCATGAGGGGGAGGGGCTAAAGATGGTTCCAAAACGACAGATACAactgagaaagaggaaggacaTTGATCTCATCAGCAAAGAGCGAAAGAATGAGAAACTGCAG GTGATTTTGAAGAATGAATCTGCTGAACTGTTAGGAGCAAACAGTGAGGTGTCAGGCATTGAGCTGTTCTGTCCAACTGTTCGTCATCGCCCTGATGTTTTGTTGCGACAGCACAGTATGCCCTCCTCTTTCCACACGCCTTTGACCAACAGTGGTGATGTCTACAGCTATAAGGTCTACAAGGAGCTGGTTGCAGGGGCCAGTCAAG GGTTTCCAGCTGGAGGGAATCGCCTGCTAAAATCTTTCTCTctggatgaaacaaaaactaaattggCGTCTTGCATCATTAAGAGCGTCCTCTCTAAGAAGATGCAGGTGGAGCAGAGTAGCACCAACAATCCACACCTGAAGAAGAAATCTGACTCCCCCACACCTGAGAATCAGCAGGAACTGGGGGAGGGCGAGGGGGGTGTTAAAGGCCCAGTTCATGTGGTGAGAGACATGAGGAGTTTGgtgaaaaacacccacaaactCAGGTTTCCCACAGCAACAACACCTGAGAACCACAAACCAACCTTTGATGTGATTGGTGAGGATGGAAGCCCACCTTGCTCATATCAGTGGGCTGTAAAGCTCAAAGGCCACCATAAGACTGATTCCCCCAGTGGACATGTTAAAAAACTTGCTGAATTTCACAGCCAATCACATGACATGAAACATAGCAACCCACAGCAAGGCAAAGACGGCAAGCCAATCCCACGAAGGAGGTTAGATGATGTCACTTCTCCGGTCAACCAGTCAGAGTCAATGAGATATCTACAGGCAGGGgcctctcctccccctcagtGCTCATCCATTCCCAGGGgccccagcctctgctctcagccCCAGAGTAGCTGTCCCTCCTGTGTGGAACCTATCAGGCTTCCCCCAGCACCCCCCAGCCCCTCCTCCATGTGCCTCCCCATCCTTCACCCTTACCCAGGGGGGGTCAGCTACTGTCCCCTGAGCTCCACTCAGATCCAGCTGCAGCCCCCTCTACCTGCCCCGTCTCTACACCAGCGGAGATCTGAGGAGAACCGGAGCACTCAGGATCAGCCAGACTGCTATATGAGTCTCCCACTGCCTCACGAGACCAGGACTACAGGAGACCACAATGGACACAGCAGCATGGTTACCCTCACCACGCAGACGATGCAGCAGCTGCCATTTCTGTGTCAAGGTTTTTTACCTGCACAAGTAGGAGGTGACTTCCTCGTTGACATTTGCAGTTCTGCTGTTGCACCTGGAGCTGCGCTCAGAGGCTCCAACCCCTGTGACTTGATGTTTCAACAGCACTATGGGCGGGGCTTGTGTGTGGCTAGTCCCCCCCAGCTGCAAAAAAAGATGCTGCTGGACCCAGAAACTGGTCAGTTCATCCAAGTCTTCTTCCCTACAGCCAGTGTTGGTCccaacacagctgctgtgaacTCAGCCCCTCCAATGCTGCAGATGGGGACTAACCCTGCCCCATCTGCTAAAACCCCTGTCTCCGCCACGACATGGGTCTCAACTGGCTGTTCCCCCCTAATGCTACATATGGGGATTAGCTCTACCCCTGTTGTcataacccccccccatcccctgTTACAGATGGGGACTACCCATTTCACCTCAGTGATGAAACTCCAGCCAACCGTGGCCTTCCCGTCCCAGTACGGcccccttccctcctcttcaccttgCATTCATCATCTGGTGACTTCACATACACAGCACCATGACAGCCAGTGTGATGACATCACTCTCTGA
- the mat2b gene encoding methionine adenosyltransferase 2 subunit beta isoform X2 gives MPDFGFRAPAEEAVVPGLRVLVTGATGLLGRAVCREFQNNGWLVTGTGYRRARPRLLRCDLTDEDAIKGLLQECQPDVIVHCAAERRPDVVERHTEAAVNLNVHATSTLAKEAVLDRHHHITTCLCAALCGSFFLYISSDYVFDGRNPPYGEDDSPNPLNVYGRSKLEGERETMRHCPGAVVLRVPVLFGEVESVMESAVTSLWLKVQEVTESCTLDHCQQRFPTDARDVAAVCRKLSERARQDPSIRGIFHFSAKEQMTKYEMAVAIAQAFKLPSNHLIPLTEQPAVAAPRPINSQLNCSRLELLNLSVEPRPFTSAVIDCLWPFTPDKRWRQTVFH, from the exons ATGCCGGACTTCGGGTTCAGAGCTCCTGCG GAGGAGGCTGTGGTCCCGGGTCTCAGGGTTCTGGTCACCGGGGCAACAGGTCTTCTGGGTCGAGCGGTCTGCAGGGAGTTTCAGAACAATGGCTGGTTGGTTACTGGGACCGGATACAGGAGGGCTAGGCCCCGCCTCCTCCGGTGTGATCTCACTGATGAAGATGCCATCAAAGGATTACTGCAAGAGTGCCAG CCTGATGTCATCGTCCACTGTGCAGCAGAGAGACGTCCAGACGTGGTGGAGAGacacactgaagcagctgtCAATCTCAATGTACATGCCACAAGCACGCTCGCAAAGGAGGCAG TCCTTGACAGGCATCACCACATAACCacctgtctgtgtgcagctctCTGTGGGTCTTTCTTCCTGTACATCAGCTCTGACTATGTGTTTGATGGGAGGAATCCTCCATACGGAGAAGATGACAGTCCCAACCCCCTGAATGTCTATGGACGAAGTAAACTGGAAGGCGAGAGGGAGACAATGCGCCACTGTCCag GAGCAGTGGTGCTGCGTGTGCCAGTCCTGTTTGGGGAGGTGGAGTCGGTGATGGAAAGTGCAGTGACATCTCTGTGGCTGAAGGTCCAGGAAGTGACTGAGAGCTGCACTCTGGATCACTGCCAGCAGAGGTTTCCCACTGATGCCCGGGACGTTGCCGCTGTCTGCAGGAAGCTGTCTGAGCGAGCCAGACAG gacCCGTCTATCAGAGGAATCTTTCACTTCTCAGCAAAAGAGCAGATGACTAAATACGAGATGGCCGTCGCCATTGCTCAGGCGTTCAAGCTGCCATCCAATCACCTCATACCT ctgacaGAGCAACCAGCGGTGGCAGCTCCTCGTCCAATCAACAGTCAGTTAAACTGTTCCCGCCTGGAGCTACTGAACCTGAGTGTAGAGCCGCGACCTTTCACCTCTGCTGTCATCGACTGTTTGTGGCCCTTCACCCCTGACAAACGCTGGAGACAGACCGTCTTCCACTGA
- the mat2b gene encoding methionine adenosyltransferase 2 subunit beta isoform X3 yields the protein MIRTGTELRIMFSPGRVRLVQEEAVVPGLRVLVTGATGLLGRAVCREFQNNGWLVTGTGYRRARPRLLRCDLTDEDAIKGLLQECQPDVIVHCAAERRPDVVERHTEAAVNLNVHATSTLAKEAALCGSFFLYISSDYVFDGRNPPYGEDDSPNPLNVYGRSKLEGERETMRHCPGAVVLRVPVLFGEVESVMESAVTSLWLKVQEVTESCTLDHCQQRFPTDARDVAAVCRKLSERARQDPSIRGIFHFSAKEQMTKYEMAVAIAQAFKLPSNHLIPLTEQPAVAAPRPINSQLNCSRLELLNLSVEPRPFTSAVIDCLWPFTPDKRWRQTVFH from the exons ATGATTAGGACGGGCACAGAGCTGAGGATCATGTTTAGCCCGGGGCGCGTGCGTCTGGTCCAG GAGGAGGCTGTGGTCCCGGGTCTCAGGGTTCTGGTCACCGGGGCAACAGGTCTTCTGGGTCGAGCGGTCTGCAGGGAGTTTCAGAACAATGGCTGGTTGGTTACTGGGACCGGATACAGGAGGGCTAGGCCCCGCCTCCTCCGGTGTGATCTCACTGATGAAGATGCCATCAAAGGATTACTGCAAGAGTGCCAG CCTGATGTCATCGTCCACTGTGCAGCAGAGAGACGTCCAGACGTGGTGGAGAGacacactgaagcagctgtCAATCTCAATGTACATGCCACAAGCACGCTCGCAAAGGAGGCAG ctctCTGTGGGTCTTTCTTCCTGTACATCAGCTCTGACTATGTGTTTGATGGGAGGAATCCTCCATACGGAGAAGATGACAGTCCCAACCCCCTGAATGTCTATGGACGAAGTAAACTGGAAGGCGAGAGGGAGACAATGCGCCACTGTCCag GAGCAGTGGTGCTGCGTGTGCCAGTCCTGTTTGGGGAGGTGGAGTCGGTGATGGAAAGTGCAGTGACATCTCTGTGGCTGAAGGTCCAGGAAGTGACTGAGAGCTGCACTCTGGATCACTGCCAGCAGAGGTTTCCCACTGATGCCCGGGACGTTGCCGCTGTCTGCAGGAAGCTGTCTGAGCGAGCCAGACAG gacCCGTCTATCAGAGGAATCTTTCACTTCTCAGCAAAAGAGCAGATGACTAAATACGAGATGGCCGTCGCCATTGCTCAGGCGTTCAAGCTGCCATCCAATCACCTCATACCT ctgacaGAGCAACCAGCGGTGGCAGCTCCTCGTCCAATCAACAGTCAGTTAAACTGTTCCCGCCTGGAGCTACTGAACCTGAGTGTAGAGCCGCGACCTTTCACCTCTGCTGTCATCGACTGTTTGTGGCCCTTCACCCCTGACAAACGCTGGAGACAGACCGTCTTCCACTGA
- the mat2b gene encoding methionine adenosyltransferase 2 subunit beta isoform X1 translates to MIRTGTELRIMFSPGRVRLVQEEAVVPGLRVLVTGATGLLGRAVCREFQNNGWLVTGTGYRRARPRLLRCDLTDEDAIKGLLQECQPDVIVHCAAERRPDVVERHTEAAVNLNVHATSTLAKEAVLDRHHHITTCLCAALCGSFFLYISSDYVFDGRNPPYGEDDSPNPLNVYGRSKLEGERETMRHCPGAVVLRVPVLFGEVESVMESAVTSLWLKVQEVTESCTLDHCQQRFPTDARDVAAVCRKLSERARQDPSIRGIFHFSAKEQMTKYEMAVAIAQAFKLPSNHLIPLTEQPAVAAPRPINSQLNCSRLELLNLSVEPRPFTSAVIDCLWPFTPDKRWRQTVFH, encoded by the exons ATGATTAGGACGGGCACAGAGCTGAGGATCATGTTTAGCCCGGGGCGCGTGCGTCTGGTCCAG GAGGAGGCTGTGGTCCCGGGTCTCAGGGTTCTGGTCACCGGGGCAACAGGTCTTCTGGGTCGAGCGGTCTGCAGGGAGTTTCAGAACAATGGCTGGTTGGTTACTGGGACCGGATACAGGAGGGCTAGGCCCCGCCTCCTCCGGTGTGATCTCACTGATGAAGATGCCATCAAAGGATTACTGCAAGAGTGCCAG CCTGATGTCATCGTCCACTGTGCAGCAGAGAGACGTCCAGACGTGGTGGAGAGacacactgaagcagctgtCAATCTCAATGTACATGCCACAAGCACGCTCGCAAAGGAGGCAG TCCTTGACAGGCATCACCACATAACCacctgtctgtgtgcagctctCTGTGGGTCTTTCTTCCTGTACATCAGCTCTGACTATGTGTTTGATGGGAGGAATCCTCCATACGGAGAAGATGACAGTCCCAACCCCCTGAATGTCTATGGACGAAGTAAACTGGAAGGCGAGAGGGAGACAATGCGCCACTGTCCag GAGCAGTGGTGCTGCGTGTGCCAGTCCTGTTTGGGGAGGTGGAGTCGGTGATGGAAAGTGCAGTGACATCTCTGTGGCTGAAGGTCCAGGAAGTGACTGAGAGCTGCACTCTGGATCACTGCCAGCAGAGGTTTCCCACTGATGCCCGGGACGTTGCCGCTGTCTGCAGGAAGCTGTCTGAGCGAGCCAGACAG gacCCGTCTATCAGAGGAATCTTTCACTTCTCAGCAAAAGAGCAGATGACTAAATACGAGATGGCCGTCGCCATTGCTCAGGCGTTCAAGCTGCCATCCAATCACCTCATACCT ctgacaGAGCAACCAGCGGTGGCAGCTCCTCGTCCAATCAACAGTCAGTTAAACTGTTCCCGCCTGGAGCTACTGAACCTGAGTGTAGAGCCGCGACCTTTCACCTCTGCTGTCATCGACTGTTTGTGGCCCTTCACCCCTGACAAACGCTGGAGACAGACCGTCTTCCACTGA
- the pfdn1 gene encoding prefoldin subunit 1: MAAPIDLELKKAFSELQVKMIDTQQKVKLADLQIDQLTRLQKHSKLTITEISALPDNTRLYEGVGRIFILQSKEEINNQLTDKQKTADDKIKELEQKKVYLERSVKEAEDNIREMLLSRRAQ; the protein is encoded by the exons ATGGCTGCCCCCATAGACCTGGAGCTGAAGAAG GCCTTCTCTGAGCTGCAGGTGAAGATGATCGACACACAGCAGAAAGTGAAGCTGGCCGACCTGCAGATCGATCAGCTGACCCGCCTCCAAAAACATTCTAAGCTAACGATTACCGAGATCTCCGCGCTGCCCGACAATACGCGACTCTACGAGGGAGTGGGACGCAT attCATCCTTCAGTCAAAAGAGGAGATCAATAATCAGCTAACggacaaacagaaaacagctgatgatAAGATCAAAGAACTGGAG CAGAAAAAGGTGTACCTTGAACGCAGCGTGAAAGAAGCTGAAGACAACATCAGAGAGATGCTGCTGTCAAGAAGAGCTCAGTAA
- the ttc1 gene encoding tetratricopeptide repeat protein 1 — translation MNSLGDEQRCSGAPENHEDREEDFYDCQETLEPPDPTGGQEEETRQIADRSKQCHINNKRLIDIREHTDTAVRVSPRQQEDEPCDRRQEDEHGDTQEDSDSEIKEENNKEVEFDDDYLREVEKDLTEEEKESRRQQSLTLKERGNSQFKSGDWLEAESSYTEALHLCPVCFSIERAVLFSNRAAARLHLEVKDQAISDCTRAIELNPNYVRALLRRAELYEQSEKLDEALEDYKNVLDQDPNQPTARQACMRLPQQIQERNEKLKEEMISKLKDLGNMILRPFGLSTNNFQVNQDQNTGSYSINFVQNPNNNNR, via the exons ATGAACAGCCTGGGAGATGAACAACGATGTAGCGGAGCCCCTGAAAACCACGAAGATAGGGAGGAGGACTTCTATGACTGCCAGGAGACTCTGGAGCCTCCAGACCCCACaggggggcaggaggaggagacccGACAGATTGCAGACCGGTCGAAACAATGTCACATTAACAACAAGAGACTAATTGACATAAGagagcacacagacactgcAGTCAGAGTAAGTCCACGGCAACAGGAGGATGAGCCATGCGACAGGCGGCAGGAGGACGAGCATGGCGACACGCAAGAGGATTCCGATTCAGAGATAAAGGAGGAGAATAATAAGGAGGTAGAGTTTGATGACGACTACCTCAGGGAGGTGGAGAAGGATcttacagaggaagagaaggag AGTCGTAGACAGCAGAGTCTAACTCTGAAGGAAAGGGGAAACAGCCAGTTTAAATCTGGGG ACTGGTTGGAGGCAGAAAGCAGCTACACTGAAGCACTGCACTTGTGTCCTGTTTGCTTCAGCATAGAGAGAGCAGTCCTGTTCTCCAACAGAGCTGCTGCAAGACTGCACCTG GAAGTGAAGGATCAGGCGATCTCTGACTGCACCAGAG CAATAGAGCTGAATCCAAATTATGTTCGTGCGTTGCTGAGGAGGGCGGAGCTTTATGAACAATCAGAGAAGCTGGATGAAGCTCTTGAGGACTACAAGAATGTTCTGGACCAAGACCCCAACCAGCCCACTGCCAGGCAGGCCTGCATG AGATTACCTCAGCAGATAcaggagagaaatgagaaattgAAGGAGGAGATGATCA GTAAGCTGAAGGACCTGGGGAACATGATCCTGAGGCCATTTGGACTCTCCACCAACAACTTCCAGgtgaaccaggaccagaacacTGGCTCCTACTCCATCAACTTTGTCCAgaaccccaacaacaacaacagatga